A window of Tautonia plasticadhaerens contains these coding sequences:
- a CDS encoding DNA-methyltransferase, with translation MNESDLSLIDRIVLGNCVEGMRTLPGDCIPLTVTSPPYDHVRAYGGHTFDDETFRSVAQELHRITMPGGVVAWVVADGIGDHSESCTSARQKLFFREVGFKVYHTMIMARSGSRWPARVRYGDSLEYAFILSKGRPRTVNLLRDKPNRQAGLVYTDAPRPLAQRERPLPSVKGRPISALGVRSAVWTYPAGGRTTTRDRYAFDHPALMPERMAEDHILSWSNPGDLLFDPFCGAATTCKMALLNHRRYLGFEINPQYHQIALRRMRDAHAEYRRRLDTDLLGA, from the coding sequence ATGAACGAGAGCGACCTGAGCCTGATCGACCGAATCGTCCTGGGCAACTGCGTGGAAGGCATGCGGACGCTGCCCGGCGACTGCATCCCGCTGACCGTCACCAGCCCGCCCTACGATCACGTCCGGGCCTACGGCGGACACACATTCGACGACGAGACCTTCCGGTCCGTCGCCCAGGAGCTGCACCGCATCACGATGCCCGGCGGTGTCGTCGCCTGGGTCGTCGCCGACGGCATCGGGGATCACAGCGAGAGCTGCACCAGCGCCCGGCAGAAGCTCTTCTTCCGGGAGGTCGGCTTCAAGGTCTATCACACGATGATCATGGCCCGGTCCGGCAGCCGGTGGCCCGCCAGGGTCCGGTACGGCGACTCGCTGGAGTACGCCTTCATCCTGTCCAAGGGCAGGCCCCGGACCGTCAACCTGCTCCGGGACAAGCCCAACCGTCAGGCGGGCCTGGTCTACACGGATGCCCCCCGGCCGCTGGCCCAGCGGGAGCGCCCGCTGCCGTCGGTGAAGGGCAGGCCGATCTCGGCCCTCGGCGTCCGTTCGGCGGTCTGGACCTACCCGGCGGGGGGCCGGACGACCACGAGGGACCGCTACGCCTTCGACCACCCGGCCCTCATGCCCGAGCGGATGGCCGAGGACCACATCCTGTCCTGGTCCAATCCGGGCGACCTCTTGTTTGACCCGTTCTGCGGTGCGGCGACCACCTGCAAGATGGCCCTCCTCAATCACCGCCGCTACCTCGGCTTCGAGATCAACCCGCAGTACCACCAGATCGCCCTGCGGCGGATGCGGGACGCCCACGCCGAGTACCGACGCCGCCTGGACACCGACCTGCTCGGGGCCTGA
- a CDS encoding DNA-methyltransferase — protein MKKTAPKYLDRIIRCDCVDGMRRLPDGCIDMTLTSPPYGEIRTYGGQAFDFTKFRAVAEELFRLTKPGGVVVWVVREQAPRGKGETGDSSRQRLYFQEVGFRLHHTMVMDRIGCRWPGRNRYGHPLEYAIILSKGKPKTLQLLRDRPNRHAGKTQAFTKRRTDGFLEKAGGAKTVPAFGVRGAVWSYAVGRNVSTKDHYALKGHPALMPEKMALEHIVSWSRPGELILDPFCGAATTCKMALLNHRRHLGFEVHEPYYHLALRRMRDAQAEYRRRMDSWLVGA, from the coding sequence GTGAAGAAGACGGCACCGAAGTACCTCGACCGGATCATCCGCTGCGATTGCGTCGATGGGATGCGGCGGCTGCCCGACGGCTGCATCGACATGACCCTGACCTCGCCGCCCTACGGCGAGATCCGCACCTACGGGGGGCAGGCTTTCGACTTCACCAAGTTCCGGGCCGTCGCCGAGGAGCTGTTCCGGCTGACCAAGCCGGGCGGCGTGGTCGTCTGGGTCGTCCGGGAGCAGGCCCCCCGAGGCAAGGGGGAGACGGGCGACAGCTCCCGACAGCGGCTCTACTTCCAGGAGGTCGGGTTCCGGCTCCATCACACGATGGTGATGGATCGGATCGGCTGCCGTTGGCCGGGGAGGAACCGCTACGGCCATCCCCTCGAATACGCCATCATCCTCTCCAAGGGTAAGCCGAAGACCCTACAACTCCTCCGGGACCGACCGAATCGCCACGCAGGCAAAACTCAAGCCTTCACCAAGCGGCGGACTGACGGCTTCCTGGAGAAGGCAGGTGGAGCGAAGACAGTCCCAGCCTTCGGCGTCCGGGGGGCTGTATGGAGCTACGCCGTGGGCCGCAACGTCTCCACGAAGGACCACTACGCCCTCAAGGGCCACCCGGCGCTCATGCCCGAGAAGATGGCCCTGGAGCACATCGTCTCCTGGTCCCGCCCCGGCGAACTCATCCTCGACCCCTTCTGCGGGGCGGCGACGACGTGCAAGATGGCCCTGCTGAACCACCGCCGCCACCTCGGGTTCGAGGTCCACGAGCCCTATTATCATCTGGCCCTGCGGCGGATGCGGGACGCCCAGGCCGAGTACCGACGCCGCATGGATTCGTGGCTCGTCGGGGCGTGA
- a CDS encoding DNA-methyltransferase, translating to MFESDVSGVATNVPEAPPGAAIVEGGEFTDRICCVDAVSGMEMLPDGCVPMTLTSPPYDGHRVYGGHRFDHETFGRVARELWRVTMPGGVVVWVVADEIRGGHTGTSFRQALHFQEIGFRLHDILVMARTGGRWFGVNHYGKVEYAFVLSKGRPRSVHLLRDRPNKHAGKLYQYRARRRDGGQRMSPRFKTVPAMGLKGPVWEYLAGFGGTTRDRYAFEHPALMPEAMATDHIVSWSRPGDLILDPFLGSGTTAKMALLNHRHYLGFEAHRPYYRLAVRRMRDAHAEYRRRLDAWLAGA from the coding sequence ATGTTCGAGTCCGACGTGTCGGGAGTTGCCACCAACGTGCCGGAGGCCCCGCCCGGCGCCGCCATCGTGGAGGGCGGGGAGTTTACCGACCGGATCTGCTGCGTCGATGCGGTCTCCGGGATGGAGATGCTGCCGGACGGCTGCGTCCCCATGACGCTCACCAGCCCGCCCTACGACGGCCACCGGGTGTACGGCGGGCACCGGTTCGACCACGAGACGTTCGGGCGGGTCGCCCGAGAGCTGTGGCGGGTCACGATGCCCGGCGGTGTCGTCGTCTGGGTCGTCGCCGACGAGATCAGGGGAGGCCACACGGGGACGAGCTTCCGCCAGGCCCTCCACTTCCAGGAGATCGGCTTCCGCCTCCACGACATCCTCGTCATGGCCCGCACGGGAGGCCGCTGGTTCGGCGTCAACCACTACGGGAAGGTCGAGTACGCCTTCGTGCTCTCGAAGGGACGCCCCCGGTCGGTCCACCTGCTCCGGGACAGGCCGAACAAGCACGCCGGCAAGCTCTACCAGTACCGAGCGAGGCGTCGGGATGGTGGGCAGCGGATGTCGCCCCGGTTCAAGACGGTCCCAGCCATGGGCCTCAAGGGGCCGGTCTGGGAGTACCTGGCCGGCTTCGGGGGCACGACCCGTGATCGGTACGCCTTCGAGCACCCGGCCCTGATGCCCGAGGCGATGGCGACGGACCACATCGTCTCATGGTCCCGGCCCGGTGACCTCATCCTCGACCCGTTCCTGGGCAGCGGCACAACCGCCAAGATGGCGCTGCTGAACCACCGGCATTACCTCGGATTCGAGGCCCACCGCCCGTACTACCGGCTCGCCGTGCGGCGGATGCGGGACGCCCACGCCGAGTACCGCAGGCGGCTCGACGCCTGGCTCGCCGGGGCCTGA
- a CDS encoding DNA adenine methylase: MGRADDPEPSEKTHLQHVLVKWTGGKRRQARRIVEHFPRRIATYQEPFLGGGAVLYELLGSDIQVDRIECGDTCVSLIELWQVVRDDPDGLVRKYAEGWATLRSQGKARYYEVRDRFNRTGDPYLFFFLLRTCRNGLVRFNRDGLFNSGFHGARPGMDPETVEAVLADWWRRLGTRPVRFAVRDYREVSSAPGDLLYLDPPYLNEDGKYYSGMIDFPEFFAWLRGQRGDSLLSLNGFLGDEDRTVDVPNDLYDEHLLLDNGVSPFDRLNGEAALPMTDSLYIRRGRRSPRRVDPRPAALRPPGSASARS, from the coding sequence ATGGGGAGAGCGGACGATCCCGAGCCGAGCGAGAAGACCCACCTCCAGCACGTCCTCGTCAAATGGACGGGCGGCAAGCGGCGTCAGGCCAGGCGGATCGTCGAGCACTTCCCCCGCCGGATCGCCACCTACCAGGAGCCTTTCCTCGGCGGCGGGGCCGTCCTCTACGAGCTGCTCGGCAGCGACATCCAAGTCGATCGCATCGAGTGCGGCGACACCTGCGTGTCGCTGATCGAACTCTGGCAGGTCGTCCGGGACGACCCTGACGGCCTGGTCCGCAAGTACGCCGAGGGCTGGGCCACGCTCCGATCCCAGGGGAAGGCCCGCTATTACGAGGTCCGGGACCGGTTCAATCGCACCGGCGACCCCTACCTCTTCTTCTTCCTCCTGCGGACCTGCCGCAACGGCCTGGTCCGCTTCAACCGGGACGGCCTGTTCAACTCCGGCTTCCACGGGGCCAGGCCGGGGATGGACCCCGAGACGGTCGAGGCCGTCCTGGCGGACTGGTGGCGTAGGCTGGGGACCAGGCCGGTCCGCTTCGCCGTGCGGGACTACCGGGAGGTCTCGTCGGCTCCCGGCGACCTCCTGTACCTCGACCCGCCGTATCTCAACGAGGACGGCAAGTACTACTCCGGCATGATCGACTTCCCGGAGTTCTTCGCCTGGCTTCGGGGCCAGCGGGGAGATTCCCTGCTGTCGCTCAACGGCTTCCTCGGGGACGAGGACCGCACGGTGGACGTGCCGAACGACCTCTACGACGAGCACCTGCTGCTCGACAACGGTGTCAGCCCCTTCGACCGACTCAACGGCGAGGCCGCCCTGCCGATGACCGACAGCCTCTATATCAGGCGTGGGCGGCGGTCTCCACGTCGTGTCGATCCTCGTCCTGCGGCCCTCCGGCCTCCCGGATCAGCCTCAGCACGGTCCTGA